In Arsenophonus sp. aPb, one DNA window encodes the following:
- a CDS encoding DNA polymerase III subunit delta' C-terminal domain-containing protein, with amino-acid sequence MNWYPWLNHAYRQIIALHQKKQGHHALLLHANAGMGSEALVYAISRWLMCQQPADMKSCGCCHSCQLMLAQTHPDWHKIDVEKGKNTIGIESIRYLTEVLVGHAQQGGAKVIWFPRIEALTEAASNALLKTLEEPTNNTFFLLECRDPALLLATLRSRCFYYYLSVPERKTAISWLQKQKLSLALADIETALKLNAAAPLAALTLLQPENWLKRKQFCQSLMQHLATKTLFSWLPELDQPDVVERINWLISLLLDAVKYQQQAGNYCVNQDQPSLITKLAAINSADVLLKSATEWRNCRYQLMSVVGLNQELRLASQLINWQRALYHHN; translated from the coding sequence ATGAACTGGTATCCATGGTTAAATCATGCATATAGACAAATAATTGCTCTCCATCAAAAGAAGCAAGGCCATCATGCATTGCTGTTACATGCTAATGCTGGAATGGGTAGTGAGGCACTCGTTTATGCTATTAGCCGATGGCTAATGTGCCAACAGCCGGCGGATATGAAAAGCTGTGGTTGTTGTCATAGTTGTCAACTGATGTTAGCACAGACGCATCCAGACTGGCATAAAATTGACGTCGAGAAGGGTAAAAATACAATAGGCATTGAAAGTATTCGTTATTTAACCGAAGTTTTAGTTGGCCATGCACAGCAAGGTGGCGCTAAAGTTATTTGGTTTCCTCGTATTGAAGCATTAACCGAAGCAGCAAGCAATGCATTATTGAAAACCTTAGAAGAGCCGACCAACAATACCTTTTTTTTGTTAGAGTGTCGCGATCCAGCACTATTGCTAGCTACTTTACGTAGTCGATGTTTTTATTATTACCTTTCTGTGCCAGAGCGTAAAACGGCAATTTCTTGGCTACAAAAACAAAAGTTATCGTTAGCGTTAGCTGATATTGAAACGGCTCTAAAACTCAATGCGGCTGCCCCTCTCGCTGCTTTAACCCTGTTACAACCAGAAAATTGGCTAAAAAGAAAGCAATTTTGCCAATCATTAATGCAACATTTAGCAACTAAGACACTTTTCAGTTGGTTACCTGAATTGGATCAGCCAGATGTAGTCGAACGCATCAATTGGTTGATAAGTCTATTGTTAGATGCAGTAAAATATCAACAGCAAGCAGGTAATTACTGTGTTAATCAAGATCAGCCATCATTAATTACCAAATTGGCCGCTATCAATTCTGCTGATGTCTTATTGAAAAGCGCTACGGAATGGCGAAATTGTCGTTATCAATTAATGTCAGTGGTGGGATTAAATCAGGAATTACGATTGGCATCTCAGTTAATTAACTGGCAGCGCGCACTATATCACCATAATTAA
- the acpP gene encoding acyl carrier protein, with protein MSTIEERVKKIIAEHLGVKQEEVINNASFVEDLGADSLDTVELVMALEEEFDTEIPDEEAEKITTVQAAIDYINSHKG; from the coding sequence ATGAGTACTATAGAAGAACGTGTTAAGAAAATAATTGCTGAACATTTAGGTGTTAAACAAGAGGAAGTCATAAATAATGCTTCATTCGTTGAGGATTTAGGTGCAGATTCTCTTGACACTGTTGAACTAGTAATGGCATTAGAAGAAGAGTTTGATACCGAAATTCCTGATGAAGAAGCAGAAAAAATCACGACAGTGCAAGCAGCTATTGATTATATCAATAGTCATAAAGGATAA
- a CDS encoding beta-ketoacyl-ACP synthase III, whose product MYTKILGTGSYLPVQIRTNADLEKMVDTSDEWITTRTGIKERRIATEEDNVSTMGAKAAQKALVMAGIAANEIDLIIVATTSSTHAFPSAACQIQQILGIQNCAAFDVAAACAGFTYALSISDQFIRTGMAKKALVIGSDVLSRVLDPNDRSTLILFGDAAGAIVVGCSQEPGILSTHLHANGNYGDLLTLRHQEHSEHSEPTYVTMAGNEVFKVAVNELANIVDETLEKNALDKSKLDWLVPHQANLRIIQATAKKLAMPIDKVVITLDRHGNTSAASVPTAFDEAVRDGRIQRGQMVLLEAFGGGFTWGSALIRF is encoded by the coding sequence ATGTATACAAAAATCTTAGGTACTGGCAGTTATTTGCCTGTACAGATTCGTACGAATGCTGATTTAGAAAAAATGGTAGATACCTCTGACGAATGGATAACTACCCGTACAGGTATTAAAGAACGCCGCATTGCAACAGAAGAAGATAACGTATCTACAATGGGGGCTAAAGCTGCGCAAAAAGCGTTGGTAATGGCCGGCATCGCAGCTAATGAAATTGATTTAATCATTGTCGCAACGACTTCTTCGACTCATGCTTTTCCCAGTGCAGCGTGCCAAATTCAGCAAATATTAGGTATTCAAAATTGTGCCGCATTTGATGTTGCTGCGGCATGTGCTGGCTTCACTTATGCATTAAGTATTAGTGATCAGTTTATTAGAACTGGAATGGCAAAGAAGGCATTAGTTATCGGTTCTGATGTATTATCTAGAGTATTAGATCCGAATGATCGTAGTACACTCATTTTATTTGGTGATGCCGCGGGTGCAATCGTTGTCGGCTGTTCACAAGAGCCAGGGATTTTGTCAACACATTTACATGCCAATGGTAATTATGGTGATTTGCTAACTTTACGTCATCAAGAGCATAGTGAACACTCAGAACCAACTTATGTGACAATGGCGGGTAATGAGGTTTTTAAAGTAGCGGTGAATGAATTAGCTAATATTGTGGATGAAACATTAGAAAAAAATGCGCTAGATAAATCAAAATTAGATTGGTTAGTCCCTCATCAAGCTAATTTACGGATAATTCAAGCAACAGCAAAAAAATTGGCTATGCCAATTGATAAAGTGGTTATTACTTTGGATAGACATGGTAATACTTCAGCGGCTTCAGTACCGACAGCATTTGATGAAGCTGTCAGAGATGGCCGTATTCAGCGAGGGCAAATGGTATTGCTTGAAGCATTTGGTGGCGGTTTTACTTGGGGTTCAGCGCTGATCCGTTTTTAA
- the yceD gene encoding 23S rRNA accumulation protein YceD, translating into MQKVKLPLTIDALRAAQKKLDYSGYYSPEQVLRVVESVVSIDSDVTSELSFAIDNQHLVVIKGDSDVDVTLKCERCGKNFNHHVHVTYCFSPVIDDERIALLPQEYEPITVDQFGEIDLLAMIEDEIILSLPVIPVHNSERCEVSDADMVFGELPNEAEKPNPFAVLASLKKST; encoded by the coding sequence ATGCAAAAGGTAAAATTGCCCTTAACGATTGATGCGCTTCGCGCAGCACAAAAAAAATTGGATTATTCAGGATATTATTCACCTGAACAAGTTCTGCGTGTCGTAGAATCAGTAGTAAGTATAGATAGTGATGTAACTAGTGAACTATCGTTTGCAATAGATAATCAACATTTAGTTGTCATAAAAGGCGATTCTGATGTTGATGTCACGTTAAAATGCGAACGTTGTGGTAAAAATTTTAACCATCATGTTCATGTAACTTATTGTTTTAGTCCTGTCATTGATGATGAGAGGATTGCGTTACTACCCCAAGAGTATGAGCCAATTACTGTTGATCAATTTGGTGAAATAGATTTGCTAGCAATGATTGAAGATGAAATAATCCTCTCTTTGCCGGTGATTCCGGTTCATAACTCTGAACGCTGTGAAGTGTCCGACGCGGATATGGTTTTTGGTGAGTTGCCTAACGAGGCAGAAAAGCCAAATCCCTTTGCCGTATTAGCTAGTTTAAAAAAAAGTACTTAA
- the tmk gene encoding dTMP kinase yields MKSRYIVIEGLEGAGKTTAIKTVVETLAKLGITEIDFTREPGGTPLAEKLRQLIKHGIAEEKVTDKAELLMLYAARIQLIENVIKPALAKGRWVIGDRHDLSSQAYQGGGRGLCAELMKVLRNTILDDFRPDLTLYLDIEPALGLQRARDRGELDRIEKESLDFFKRTRQRYLELAAEDDTIITIDANQSLEEVQKTIHDVLSNWLIAQGK; encoded by the coding sequence ATGAAAAGTCGTTATATAGTTATTGAAGGTCTTGAAGGCGCAGGAAAAACTACTGCGATAAAGACGGTGGTAGAAACACTCGCTAAGCTAGGAATAACTGAGATTGATTTTACCCGGGAGCCAGGAGGAACGCCGTTAGCAGAAAAATTGCGTCAATTAATTAAGCATGGTATTGCTGAGGAAAAAGTAACTGACAAAGCCGAGCTACTCATGCTTTATGCCGCGCGTATCCAATTAATTGAAAATGTTATTAAGCCCGCCCTTGCAAAGGGAAGATGGGTTATTGGTGATCGCCATGATCTCTCATCACAAGCTTATCAAGGTGGAGGACGTGGGCTTTGCGCCGAATTAATGAAAGTATTACGTAATACCATACTGGATGATTTTCGACCTGATCTCACACTCTATCTTGATATAGAACCTGCTCTAGGCTTGCAGCGAGCGCGGGATCGTGGTGAACTAGATCGGATAGAAAAAGAGTCATTAGACTTTTTTAAACGAACTCGTCAGCGCTACCTTGAGTTAGCCGCTGAAGATGACACAATCATCACAATTGATGCTAACCAATCATTAGAAGAGGTGCAAAAAACCATTCACGATGTATTATCGAATTGGTTGATAGCTCAAGGCAAGTAA
- the rpmF gene encoding 50S ribosomal protein L32, with protein MAVQQNKPTRSKRGMRRSHDALTTAEVSVDKTSGETHLRHHVTADGYYRGRKVINK; from the coding sequence ATGGCCGTACAACAAAATAAACCCACTCGTTCTAAACGTGGTATGCGTCGCTCACATGATGCATTGACAACTGCTGAAGTGTCAGTAGATAAAACTTCTGGTGAAACCCATTTGCGTCATCATGTGACTGCTGATGGCTATTACCGTGGTCGCAAGGTTATTAATAAATAA
- the plsX gene encoding phosphate acyltransferase PlsX, with product MANLILALDAMCGDKGPHIIVPAALQALASNPQLRLLLVGIPEILNPLLADQRAELRDRLQIIPAEYAIANDIKPLQAIRQSKGSSMRIALELVKSGQAQACISAGNTGVLMGLAKLLLKTINGIERPALTTILPNQKQGKTVVLDLGANVNCNSQMLVQFAVMGSVMAEEIAHISNPRVALLNIGEEESKGLDNIREAASVLKATPSINYIGYVEGNELLTGKADVFVCDGFAGNVTLKTMEGVIRVILSLVKSSTTENKISSWLMKLIKPWLQKRITKRFGHLDPDQYNGASLLGLQGIVIKSHGAANQKAFKAAIEQAIQAVEKQIPNRIATRLNTLLPKSD from the coding sequence TTGGCTAATTTAATCCTAGCATTAGATGCGATGTGTGGGGACAAAGGTCCTCATATCATTGTGCCTGCTGCATTGCAGGCACTTGCATCTAACCCTCAGTTAAGATTATTACTGGTCGGTATTCCCGAAATTTTAAACCCACTGCTTGCAGATCAGCGTGCTGAGCTGCGTGATCGTTTGCAAATTATACCTGCAGAATATGCTATTGCTAATGATATCAAGCCCTTACAAGCAATTAGACAAAGTAAAGGCTCATCAATGCGCATTGCGTTAGAATTAGTGAAGTCGGGTCAGGCTCAAGCATGTATTAGTGCTGGAAATACTGGTGTGCTTATGGGGTTAGCAAAACTCCTATTGAAAACAATAAATGGTATTGAAAGGCCGGCGCTAACAACGATTTTACCAAATCAAAAACAAGGTAAAACTGTTGTACTTGATTTAGGCGCTAATGTTAACTGCAATAGTCAAATGCTAGTACAATTTGCCGTGATGGGATCAGTAATGGCTGAAGAGATTGCACATATAAGCAATCCACGCGTAGCGTTATTAAATATCGGTGAAGAGGAAAGTAAGGGCTTAGATAATATCCGCGAAGCCGCCTCAGTATTAAAAGCAACACCTTCTATAAATTATATTGGTTATGTAGAAGGTAATGAGTTATTGACGGGTAAAGCTGATGTATTCGTTTGTGACGGCTTCGCAGGTAATGTGACGTTGAAAACAATGGAAGGTGTAATACGCGTTATTTTATCTTTAGTAAAGTCTTCAACTACAGAAAATAAGATCTCATCGTGGCTGATGAAGTTGATTAAACCTTGGTTACAAAAACGTATCACAAAACGTTTTGGGCACCTGGATCCTGATCAATATAATGGTGCTTCACTTTTAGGATTACAGGGTATTGTAATTAAAAGTCATGGAGCGGCAAACCAAAAAGCATTTAAGGCTGCAATTGAACAGGCGATTCAGGCGGTAGAAAAGCAAATTCCTAATAGAATTGCGACTCGCTTGAATACCTTACTACCCAAGAGTGATTAA
- the fabG gene encoding 3-oxoacyl-ACP reductase FabG, translating into MSFDGKIALVTGASRGIGRSIAELLAERGAKVIGTATSEEGAKAISSYLSDKGKGYVLNVTDTESIDTTLSKIREEFGEIDILVNNAGITSDNLLLRMKKEEWNSVIDTNLTSIFSLSKAIMRSMMKKRYGRIISVGSVIGTVGNIGQANYAAAKAGVIAFSKSLAREVATRGITVNVVSPGFIETDMTRALTDEQQAGILANVPVGRLGDAKEIASAVAFLASDEAAYITGETLHVNGGMCMI; encoded by the coding sequence ATGAGTTTTGATGGAAAAATAGCCTTGGTAACTGGAGCGAGTCGTGGTATCGGGCGATCAATAGCTGAACTGCTGGCTGAACGTGGTGCAAAAGTAATTGGTACCGCTACAAGCGAAGAAGGGGCTAAGGCGATTAGTAGCTATCTTAGTGATAAAGGTAAAGGTTATGTCTTGAATGTGACAGATACTGAATCTATTGATACTACTCTATCTAAAATTCGTGAAGAATTTGGTGAAATTGATATTTTAGTCAATAATGCAGGTATTACCAGTGATAATCTATTGCTGCGAATGAAAAAAGAAGAGTGGAATAGCGTTATTGATACAAACTTAACTTCGATCTTTAGTTTATCCAAAGCTATAATGCGTTCAATGATGAAAAAACGTTATGGTCGCATTATCTCTGTTGGTTCAGTGATCGGTACAGTGGGTAATATTGGACAGGCAAATTATGCAGCGGCTAAAGCAGGTGTTATCGCTTTTAGTAAATCGTTAGCGCGTGAAGTTGCTACCCGTGGTATTACGGTGAATGTTGTTTCTCCTGGTTTTATAGAAACGGATATGACACGAGCATTGACAGATGAACAGCAAGCAGGCATTTTAGCTAATGTTCCTGTGGGGCGGCTCGGTGATGCAAAAGAAATTGCCAGTGCTGTAGCATTCTTAGCTTCTGATGAGGCGGCTTACATCACGGGTGAAACATTACATGTCAATGGTGGCATGTGTATGATTTAA
- the pabC gene encoding aminodeoxychorismate lyase, with the protein MICWINGEQRNNISVEDRAVQFGDGCFTTIRVVGHQPALLSHHIYRLQKGVKQLLLPTPDWQKLAADINRMAQLNKKDLAVIKIIISRGEGGRGYSIAGFNKATVIISLTDYPTIYLNQQQTGIDLTLSTIPVNNNPYLAGIKHLNRLEQILIKQQIELLNVDEAIVTDTNGILIGCCAANIFLRKGKQIYTPNLDHAGVEGVMRKQVIACLSDTDYELFYISDYPNILAHSDEVIITNALMPILPVNRILTQPKQPVWHYYSRELFNFLLPYCLRLN; encoded by the coding sequence ATGATATGTTGGATTAATGGTGAGCAGCGAAATAATATTTCTGTCGAGGATAGAGCTGTTCAATTTGGTGATGGCTGTTTTACAACAATCCGGGTGGTTGGACATCAACCCGCCTTATTGTCGCATCACATTTATCGATTACAAAAAGGAGTTAAACAACTACTTTTACCTACACCAGATTGGCAAAAATTGGCTGCTGATATTAACAGGATGGCGCAATTGAATAAAAAGGATTTAGCCGTTATTAAAATTATTATTAGTCGTGGTGAAGGTGGGCGAGGGTATAGCATAGCGGGCTTTAACAAAGCAACAGTCATTATTTCGTTAACTGATTATCCAACTATCTATCTAAATCAACAGCAAACGGGTATTGATTTAACATTGAGTACCATACCAGTAAATAATAATCCTTATTTGGCAGGCATTAAACATCTTAATCGCTTAGAGCAAATATTAATAAAACAGCAAATTGAATTATTGAACGTTGATGAAGCTATAGTGACGGACACTAATGGCATACTGATTGGATGTTGTGCAGCAAATATTTTTTTGCGTAAAGGTAAACAAATATATACGCCAAATTTAGATCACGCTGGTGTTGAAGGTGTAATGCGTAAACAGGTTATTGCTTGTTTATCTGATACTGATTATGAACTTTTTTATATCAGCGACTATCCTAATATATTGGCACATAGTGATGAGGTAATCATTACTAATGCTTTAATGCCCATATTACCGGTTAACCGTATTTTAACTCAGCCAAAACAACCCGTATGGCACTATTATTCTCGTGAATTATTCAATTTTCTTTTGCCATATTGTTTGAGGTTAAATTAA
- the mltG gene encoding endolytic transglycosylase MltG: MKYARRMLWLFIFLLILSGCILYTFYRQIQNYADTAINIDETTIFTLPTGTGRARLELLLTEQKIINRADIFQWLLKLEPQLAQFKAGTYRLNPGMSLRTMLEIFSAGKEAQFSLLFIEGSRFEDWKKLLQQAPYLKQTIDNRSTNKLAQDLGLPSDHLLEGWFYPDTYYYTAEMSDIDILKRAHQKMLMALEYEWQGRAANLPYKTPYEMLIMASIIEKETGIDTERAKVASVFINRLKKKMRLQTDPTVIYGLGDKYHGVLYRRDLDNSNPYNTYLIVGLPPSPIAMPGRASIKAAAHPDETNYYYFVATGNGGHTFTTNINDHNQAVKHYRQTKDKNE, from the coding sequence ATGAAGTATGCAAGACGAATGTTGTGGTTGTTTATTTTTTTATTAATATTGAGTGGCTGTATTCTCTATACATTCTACCGTCAGATACAAAATTACGCTGATACAGCGATTAATATTGATGAAACAACTATTTTTACTTTACCTACAGGTACAGGGCGAGCAAGATTAGAATTATTGTTAACAGAACAGAAAATCATAAATCGGGCGGATATTTTTCAATGGTTACTGAAATTAGAGCCACAATTAGCGCAATTTAAAGCGGGAACATATCGATTAAATCCTGGCATGTCTTTGCGGACAATGTTAGAAATATTCTCTGCTGGTAAAGAGGCGCAATTTAGTTTGCTATTTATTGAAGGTTCTCGCTTCGAAGACTGGAAAAAATTATTACAGCAAGCCCCTTATTTAAAACAGACTATTGACAATCGATCTACGAATAAATTAGCGCAGGATCTAGGGTTACCCTCTGATCATTTATTAGAAGGGTGGTTTTATCCAGATACTTATTATTACACAGCGGAAATGAGTGATATTGATATATTAAAGCGTGCACATCAGAAAATGTTAATGGCGCTTGAATATGAATGGCAAGGGAGGGCGGCTAATCTGCCGTATAAAACGCCATATGAAATGTTAATTATGGCTTCAATTATTGAAAAAGAAACGGGTATTGATACTGAAAGAGCTAAAGTAGCATCAGTTTTTATTAATCGATTAAAGAAAAAAATGCGGTTGCAAACGGATCCTACGGTTATATATGGTTTAGGTGATAAATACCACGGGGTGCTTTATCGTAGAGACTTAGATAATTCAAATCCTTATAACACATATTTGATTGTTGGTTTGCCACCTTCGCCAATAGCTATGCCCGGCAGAGCTTCAATTAAAGCAGCAGCTCATCCTGATGAAACCAATTATTATTATTTTGTTGCAACGGGTAATGGTGGGCATACTTTTACTACCAATATTAATGATCATAATCAAGCGGTTAAACATTATCGTCAGACAAAAGATAAAAATGAATGA
- a CDS encoding metal-dependent hydrolase: MFLVDSHCHLDCLDYKNKHKDIDDVIAKAAANEVKYILAIATTLPGFISMKKLIGQRDNVAFSCGIHPLDLDKGYNFDELARLASGSEVVALGETGLDYHYQSENAKLQQTAFRQHIRIGCQLNKPVIIHTRAAQQDTLMILKEEQVTDCGGVLHCFTEDEQMAKALLDLGLYISFSGIVTFRNAEQIRQAARIVPLDRILIETDAPYLAPVPHRGQENQPAYVRNVAQFLAQLKGVDIEEIAQATTQNFCDLFHLTIKRD; this comes from the coding sequence ATGTTTTTAGTTGATTCCCACTGTCATCTCGACTGTTTAGATTATAAAAATAAGCATAAAGATATCGATGATGTTATCGCAAAAGCGGCAGCAAACGAGGTAAAATATATTCTGGCTATCGCGACCACGCTGCCAGGCTTCATTAGTATGAAAAAGCTGATTGGTCAGCGTGACAATGTGGCATTTTCATGCGGTATACATCCACTTGATCTTGATAAAGGTTATAATTTTGATGAGCTTGCACGCTTAGCGTCAGGCTCTGAAGTTGTTGCGTTAGGTGAAACAGGTTTGGATTACCACTACCAAAGTGAGAATGCTAAATTGCAACAAACTGCTTTTCGTCAACATATTCGTATAGGTTGTCAATTAAATAAACCCGTTATTATTCATACGCGAGCAGCCCAGCAAGACACATTAATGATATTAAAGGAAGAACAGGTTACTGATTGCGGTGGGGTTTTACACTGTTTCACGGAAGATGAGCAGATGGCTAAAGCATTATTAGACTTGGGGCTATATATCTCATTTTCCGGTATAGTGACATTTCGTAATGCCGAACAGATCCGCCAGGCTGCACGTATAGTGCCCTTAGATCGCATTTTGATTGAAACCGATGCCCCTTACCTGGCGCCAGTTCCCCATCGCGGCCAAGAAAATCAGCCCGCTTATGTAAGAAATGTGGCGCAGTTTTTGGCCCAATTAAAAGGCGTAGATATTGAAGAAATTGCGCAAGCTACTACGCAAAATTTTTGTGATCTTTTTCATTTAACCATTAAACGTGATTAA
- the fabF gene encoding beta-ketoacyl-ACP synthase II, whose translation MSKRRVVVTGLGMLSPVGNTVESSWNAVCAGQSGISLIEHFITENYTTKFAGLVKDFDHDDYGISAKDARKMDLFIQYGLAAGKQAIKDAGIEITEKNAHRIGAAIGSGIGGLGLIQENCNNLLTDGPRKVSPFFVPSTIINMVAGHLSIIYGFKGPTISIATACTSGVHNIGHAARIIAYGDADIMLAGGAEKASTSLGIAGFGSLKALSRRNDEPERASRPWDQDRDGFVLGDGAGILVLEEYEHAKARGAKIYAEFAGFGMSSDAYHMTSPPENGEGAALAMTNALNDAGIDAKKVGYINAHGTSTLAGDIAEARAVTSIYPERSKILISSTKSMTGHLLGAAGAIEAIFTILSLRDQLIPPTINLENLDSKLLELVDNGHLDFVPKEARRVEDMQYALCNSFGFGGTNGSIIFRKVN comes from the coding sequence GTGTCTAAACGTCGAGTAGTTGTGACTGGACTCGGCATGTTATCTCCTGTCGGCAACACAGTTGAATCATCTTGGAATGCTGTATGTGCTGGACAGAGTGGTATCAGCCTTATAGAGCATTTTATAACTGAAAACTATACAACCAAGTTCGCCGGTCTAGTTAAAGATTTTGATCATGACGATTATGGTATTTCGGCCAAAGATGCGCGCAAGATGGATCTTTTCATTCAATATGGGCTTGCTGCGGGTAAACAAGCTATCAAAGATGCAGGTATAGAAATTACAGAAAAAAATGCGCATCGTATTGGAGCGGCAATTGGCTCTGGCATTGGCGGTTTAGGCCTAATCCAGGAAAACTGTAATAATTTACTGACTGATGGCCCACGTAAAGTAAGTCCTTTTTTTGTTCCCTCAACCATTATCAACATGGTGGCTGGACACTTAAGTATTATTTATGGTTTTAAAGGCCCCACTATCTCTATTGCTACCGCTTGTACTTCGGGGGTACATAATATTGGTCATGCCGCACGTATTATTGCTTATGGTGACGCTGATATTATGCTGGCAGGTGGCGCAGAAAAAGCAAGCACATCTTTAGGGATTGCTGGATTTGGCTCTCTTAAAGCCTTATCAAGACGTAACGATGAACCTGAGCGAGCAAGCCGCCCTTGGGATCAGGATCGAGATGGTTTTGTATTAGGTGATGGAGCGGGTATTTTGGTGTTGGAAGAGTATGAACATGCTAAAGCCCGAGGCGCTAAAATTTATGCTGAATTTGCTGGTTTTGGTATGAGTAGTGATGCCTATCATATGACGTCACCACCAGAGAATGGTGAAGGTGCAGCACTGGCCATGACAAATGCATTAAACGATGCAGGTATAGACGCAAAAAAAGTAGGTTATATTAATGCTCATGGTACATCAACACTAGCAGGAGATATCGCTGAGGCACGTGCTGTTACATCGATTTATCCAGAACGGAGTAAAATATTGATTAGTTCGACTAAATCGATGACCGGTCATTTATTAGGAGCAGCAGGTGCAATTGAAGCTATTTTTACGATTTTGTCGTTAAGAGATCAACTTATTCCTCCAACAATTAACCTTGAAAATCTCGATAGTAAATTACTTGAACTAGTAGACAACGGCCATCTAGATTTTGTACCCAAAGAGGCTCGCAGAGTTGAAGATATGCAGTATGCATTATGCAATTCTTTTGGCTTTGGCGGCACAAATGGCTCGATTATTTTTCGTAAAGTCAATTAA
- the fabD gene encoding ACP S-malonyltransferase — translation MSNFAMIFPGQGSQSLGMLADLAKEFAVVEETFAESSNVLGYDLWDLVQNGSQEELNKTWKTQPALLSASVAIFRVWQEKKGKMPKLMAGHSLGEYSALVCADVIDFKSAVKLVELRGQLMQESVPAGMGAMYAIIGLDNESVLASCQQAAEGQVVSAVNFNSPGQVVIAGEKSAVERAAILCKAAGAKRTLPLAVSVPSHCALMQPAAKKLAQALEAVVFTKPNIAVVNNVDVKIENSVEGIRHALVRQLYNPVRWVETIEFMAEQGIVQLLEIGPGKVLTGLTKRIVSTINSAAINDTASLNAALINN, via the coding sequence ATGTCTAATTTTGCAATGATCTTTCCTGGCCAAGGTTCTCAATCTCTAGGCATGTTAGCTGATTTAGCGAAAGAGTTTGCTGTAGTAGAGGAAACGTTTGCTGAGTCTTCTAATGTCTTGGGATATGATTTGTGGGATTTGGTTCAGAATGGCTCGCAAGAGGAGTTAAATAAAACTTGGAAAACGCAGCCAGCACTTTTATCCGCATCTGTGGCAATTTTTCGAGTATGGCAGGAAAAAAAAGGCAAAATGCCTAAACTTATGGCAGGCCATAGTTTAGGTGAATATTCTGCATTAGTTTGTGCCGATGTCATCGATTTTAAGTCCGCTGTCAAATTAGTAGAACTACGCGGGCAATTGATGCAAGAGTCTGTGCCAGCAGGGATGGGTGCTATGTATGCAATTATTGGTTTAGATAATGAATCGGTATTAGCATCGTGCCAGCAAGCTGCAGAAGGTCAAGTCGTTTCGGCTGTTAATTTTAATTCACCTGGCCAGGTTGTTATTGCAGGTGAAAAGAGTGCTGTTGAGAGAGCGGCAATCTTATGTAAAGCTGCTGGGGCGAAACGTACTTTACCATTGGCTGTCAGTGTACCTTCACATTGTGCATTGATGCAGCCTGCAGCAAAGAAATTAGCACAAGCATTAGAAGCAGTTGTGTTTACTAAACCTAACATCGCTGTTGTAAATAATGTCGATGTTAAAATCGAAAATTCGGTAGAGGGCATTCGGCATGCTTTAGTCAGACAGTTGTATAATCCTGTACGCTGGGTTGAAACCATCGAATTCATGGCGGAGCAAGGGATCGTGCAACTATTAGAAATAGGGCCAGGTAAAGTATTGACTGGTTTAACTAAGCGCATTGTGAGTACGATTAATTCAGCAGCAATTAATGATACGGCATCATTAAACGCTGCGTTGATAAATAATTGA